In a single window of the Labrus mixtus chromosome 20, fLabMix1.1, whole genome shotgun sequence genome:
- the ap5z1 gene encoding AP-5 complex subunit zeta-1 isoform X1 gives MYSHGSESLIKQARDIHESELQKFFSRLVKLLQGKELGHETVDSLQRLLLILSATKYTKTLPPELQRRLVSLLSSSAEQLQVLSSAVLRETLPLSGQEVNYNQENIFQLNSHAASLLLSQAQSRADLSSLCAQLLRGLEGRQSEGSAHSLTHTLPILNSILTHSPESLTEDHVTLLSKKLVDWLRYASITQGGGASSGGFFTGPRSRQPVPTAELDGTVSGDFFTVLCVGQGFTDDQWMNVYSFSMLRHWLLTNHSVCNGNTTADTAHRLQLSLSLSHSFSNDDRSEVDGSVVSMVSATSSSSRLLPPKERLREKAFQYCQRLIEQSDRKAQKRIDTDLQKACLVEAVCILDRVCEEDTSLVFRTFPCIKALFGRLSSDLSFARVLLPIAQFYLHHGETAAVDCESVWNLVFGRFPAELFNDLFLAHELLRFLRLNLESLQARVPQYTRSFPNLLKFLAWDSPSAVDDFVDLLPSLVTTGTAVELLHTLLDLPCLSATLVLQLRSACQPISDTGGRALLSLDAFRSTSYRGLFLFLLRGEAGSGDTIDRLSTLHKLLAEAADWPRVVQCSQMVPVLLHIFFNTVVTVANDKLLAHLILVMLERSSLLLNIPKYIKEIHRVFSCHLLRLCKLHPSLVVDQSHELLEFAGATANVYSKEDIYTHVVWVLGEYLSVSCDSRCSVRLITSCFETLEAVLFEITSSAPTPGAVCPAPRVITTLMSALAKLASRSHDLIPRVSLFFSKLRTVTRGGSVPWCNNEEDLVAIVTRGEELWSLLKAPGVAQSVLTPPTHIATPQWHQDTNVAMPLRLRALTSLTHPQ, from the exons ATGTACTCCCACGGCTCAGAGAGTTTAATAAAACAAGCAag GGACATCCATGAGTCTGAGCTGCAGAAGTTTTTCAGCCGGTTGGTGAAGCTTCTCCAGGGGAAGGAGCTCGGCCATGAGACCGTCGACTCCCTGCAGAGGctgctcctcatcctctctgccACCAAGTACACCAAGAC GTTGCCTCCAGAACTTCAGAGGAGGCTTGTATCTCTACTGTCATCATCTGCAGAGCAACTCCAGGTGCTGAGCTCAGCTGTGCTCAGAGAGACACTGCCCCTCTCTGGCCAGGAAGTGAACTACAATCAGGAGAACATCTTCCAACTGAACAGCCATGCTGCTTCCCTCCTGCTCTCACAG GCTCAATCCAGGGCCGATCTGTCGTCCCTTTGCGCTCAGCTCCTCCGCGGCCTCGAAGGCCGTCAATCAGAGGGATCggctcactctctcacacacacgctgccCATCCTCAACAGCATCCTCACACACAGCCCCGAGAGCCTCACCGAAG ATCATGTGACCCtcttgagtaaaaagcttgtGGATTGGCTGCGTTACGCCAGCATCACTCAGGGAGGAGGGGCTTCCTCGGGAGGGTTTTTCACAGGGCCGAGGTCACGCCAA ccGGTGCCGACAGCAGAGCTTGACGGGACGGTGTCAGGAGACTTCTTCACCGTGCTGTGTGTGGGTCAGGGGTTCACCGACGACCAGTGGATGAACGTTTACTCCTTCTCCATGCTTCGCCACTGGCTTCTTACCAACCACTCCGTTTGCAACGGCAACACCACCGCAGACACAG CTCACAGGCTGCAGCtcagcctctccctctcccactCCTTCTCCAATG ACGATCGGTCGGAGGTGGATGGATCGGTGGTTTCTATGGTTTCAGCGACGTCCTCCTCCAGCCGCCTGCTGCCTCCGAAGGAGCGACTGAGAGAGAAAGCTTTCCAGTACTGCCAGCGGCTCATCGAGCAGAGCGACCGCA AGGCACAAAAAAGGATCGATACAGACCTGCAGAAAGCG TGTCTGGTGGAGGCGGTGTGTATCCTGGAccgtgtgtgtgaggaggacaCCTCACTGGTCTTCAGAACGTTCCCGTGTATTAAGGCGCTCTTCGGCCGCCTCAGCTCGGACCTGTCGTTTGCACGAGTCCTCCTGCCCATAGCGCAGTTCTACCTCCACCACG GTGAGACGGCTGCAGTGGACTGTGAGAGTGTCTGGAACCTGGTGTTTGGTCGATTTCCTGCCGAGCTGTTTAATGACCTCTTCCTGGCACACGAGCTGCTGCGCTTCCTTCGGCTGAACCTCGAGAGCCTGCAGGCCCGGGTCCCGCAGTACACCCGGTCCTTCCCAAACCTGCTGAAG TTTTTGGCGTGGGACAGCCCGTCTGCGGTGGACGACTTTGTGGATCTGCTGCCCTCTCTGGTGACAACTGGAACTGCAGTGGAGCTCCTTCACACTCTGTTGGACcttccctgtctgtctgccacACTAGTCTTACAGCTCag gtcaGCCTGTCAGCCCATCTCAGACACAGGCGGACGTGCCCTCCTGTCACTCGATGCATTCCGCAGCACGTCTTACAGAGGgcttttcctcttcctgcttcGAGGGGAAGCAGGTTCAG GTGACACTATTGACCGACTGAGCACGCTGCATAAGCTGCTAGCTGAGGCTGCTGATTGGCCGAGGGTTGTTCAGTGTTCCCAGATGGTCCCAGTGCtccttcacatttttttcaacacagtCGTCACG GTTGCCAATGATAAGCTTTTAGCACACTTGATTCTGGTGATGCTGGAGAGAAGCAGCCTCCTCCTCAATATTCCCAAATACATCAAAGAGatacacag ggtgTTTAGCTGCCACCTTCTGAGGCTGTGCAAGCTCCACCCCTCTCTGGTAGTCGACCAATCCCACGAGCTGCTGGAGTTCGCAGGTGCAACTGCAAATGTGTACAGCAAAGAAGACATCTACACACACGTG GTGTGGGTGCTCGGGGAGTACCTCTCCGTTTCCTGTGACTCCCGCTGCTCCGTGAGgctcatcacttcctgttttgagaCATTAGAGGCTGTGCTGTTTGAGATCACTTCCTCTGCCCCAACACCTGGAGCCGTTTGCCCCGCCCCCAGAGTCATCACCACTCTCATGAGCGCTCTGGCTAAGCTGGCGTCCAGATCACATGACCTTATACCACG GGTGTCTTTGTTCTTCTCCAAGTTGAGAACAGTAACCAGAGGAGGGTCTGTGCCCTGGTGCAACAATGAAGAGGACCTTGTTGCCATAGTAACAAGAGGGGAGGAGCTGTGGTCGCTGCTGAAGGCGCCCGGTGTGGCTCAGAGCGTCCTGACTCCGCCTACTCACATCGCCACACCCCAGTGGCACCAAGACACCAATGTGGCCATGCCGCTGCGACTGCGAGCTCTCACCAGCCTCACACacccacagtga
- the ap5z1 gene encoding AP-5 complex subunit zeta-1 isoform X2 produces MYSHGSESLIKQARDIHESELQKFFSRLVKLLQGKELGHETVDSLQRLLLILSATKYTKTLPPELQRRLVSLLSSSAEQLQVLSSAVLRETLPLSGQEVNYNQENIFQLNSHAASLLLSQAQSRADLSSLCAQLLRGLEGRQSEGSAHSLTHTLPILNSILTHSPESLTEDHVTLLSKKLVDWLRYASITQGGGASSGGFFTGPRSRQPVPTAELDGTVSGDFFTVLCVGQGFTDDQWMNVYSFSMLRHWLLTNHSVCNGNTTADTDDRSEVDGSVVSMVSATSSSSRLLPPKERLREKAFQYCQRLIEQSDRKAQKRIDTDLQKACLVEAVCILDRVCEEDTSLVFRTFPCIKALFGRLSSDLSFARVLLPIAQFYLHHGETAAVDCESVWNLVFGRFPAELFNDLFLAHELLRFLRLNLESLQARVPQYTRSFPNLLKFLAWDSPSAVDDFVDLLPSLVTTGTAVELLHTLLDLPCLSATLVLQLRSACQPISDTGGRALLSLDAFRSTSYRGLFLFLLRGEAGSGDTIDRLSTLHKLLAEAADWPRVVQCSQMVPVLLHIFFNTVVTVANDKLLAHLILVMLERSSLLLNIPKYIKEIHRVFSCHLLRLCKLHPSLVVDQSHELLEFAGATANVYSKEDIYTHVVWVLGEYLSVSCDSRCSVRLITSCFETLEAVLFEITSSAPTPGAVCPAPRVITTLMSALAKLASRSHDLIPRVSLFFSKLRTVTRGGSVPWCNNEEDLVAIVTRGEELWSLLKAPGVAQSVLTPPTHIATPQWHQDTNVAMPLRLRALTSLTHPQ; encoded by the exons ATGTACTCCCACGGCTCAGAGAGTTTAATAAAACAAGCAag GGACATCCATGAGTCTGAGCTGCAGAAGTTTTTCAGCCGGTTGGTGAAGCTTCTCCAGGGGAAGGAGCTCGGCCATGAGACCGTCGACTCCCTGCAGAGGctgctcctcatcctctctgccACCAAGTACACCAAGAC GTTGCCTCCAGAACTTCAGAGGAGGCTTGTATCTCTACTGTCATCATCTGCAGAGCAACTCCAGGTGCTGAGCTCAGCTGTGCTCAGAGAGACACTGCCCCTCTCTGGCCAGGAAGTGAACTACAATCAGGAGAACATCTTCCAACTGAACAGCCATGCTGCTTCCCTCCTGCTCTCACAG GCTCAATCCAGGGCCGATCTGTCGTCCCTTTGCGCTCAGCTCCTCCGCGGCCTCGAAGGCCGTCAATCAGAGGGATCggctcactctctcacacacacgctgccCATCCTCAACAGCATCCTCACACACAGCCCCGAGAGCCTCACCGAAG ATCATGTGACCCtcttgagtaaaaagcttgtGGATTGGCTGCGTTACGCCAGCATCACTCAGGGAGGAGGGGCTTCCTCGGGAGGGTTTTTCACAGGGCCGAGGTCACGCCAA ccGGTGCCGACAGCAGAGCTTGACGGGACGGTGTCAGGAGACTTCTTCACCGTGCTGTGTGTGGGTCAGGGGTTCACCGACGACCAGTGGATGAACGTTTACTCCTTCTCCATGCTTCGCCACTGGCTTCTTACCAACCACTCCGTTTGCAACGGCAACACCACCGCAGACACAG ACGATCGGTCGGAGGTGGATGGATCGGTGGTTTCTATGGTTTCAGCGACGTCCTCCTCCAGCCGCCTGCTGCCTCCGAAGGAGCGACTGAGAGAGAAAGCTTTCCAGTACTGCCAGCGGCTCATCGAGCAGAGCGACCGCA AGGCACAAAAAAGGATCGATACAGACCTGCAGAAAGCG TGTCTGGTGGAGGCGGTGTGTATCCTGGAccgtgtgtgtgaggaggacaCCTCACTGGTCTTCAGAACGTTCCCGTGTATTAAGGCGCTCTTCGGCCGCCTCAGCTCGGACCTGTCGTTTGCACGAGTCCTCCTGCCCATAGCGCAGTTCTACCTCCACCACG GTGAGACGGCTGCAGTGGACTGTGAGAGTGTCTGGAACCTGGTGTTTGGTCGATTTCCTGCCGAGCTGTTTAATGACCTCTTCCTGGCACACGAGCTGCTGCGCTTCCTTCGGCTGAACCTCGAGAGCCTGCAGGCCCGGGTCCCGCAGTACACCCGGTCCTTCCCAAACCTGCTGAAG TTTTTGGCGTGGGACAGCCCGTCTGCGGTGGACGACTTTGTGGATCTGCTGCCCTCTCTGGTGACAACTGGAACTGCAGTGGAGCTCCTTCACACTCTGTTGGACcttccctgtctgtctgccacACTAGTCTTACAGCTCag gtcaGCCTGTCAGCCCATCTCAGACACAGGCGGACGTGCCCTCCTGTCACTCGATGCATTCCGCAGCACGTCTTACAGAGGgcttttcctcttcctgcttcGAGGGGAAGCAGGTTCAG GTGACACTATTGACCGACTGAGCACGCTGCATAAGCTGCTAGCTGAGGCTGCTGATTGGCCGAGGGTTGTTCAGTGTTCCCAGATGGTCCCAGTGCtccttcacatttttttcaacacagtCGTCACG GTTGCCAATGATAAGCTTTTAGCACACTTGATTCTGGTGATGCTGGAGAGAAGCAGCCTCCTCCTCAATATTCCCAAATACATCAAAGAGatacacag ggtgTTTAGCTGCCACCTTCTGAGGCTGTGCAAGCTCCACCCCTCTCTGGTAGTCGACCAATCCCACGAGCTGCTGGAGTTCGCAGGTGCAACTGCAAATGTGTACAGCAAAGAAGACATCTACACACACGTG GTGTGGGTGCTCGGGGAGTACCTCTCCGTTTCCTGTGACTCCCGCTGCTCCGTGAGgctcatcacttcctgttttgagaCATTAGAGGCTGTGCTGTTTGAGATCACTTCCTCTGCCCCAACACCTGGAGCCGTTTGCCCCGCCCCCAGAGTCATCACCACTCTCATGAGCGCTCTGGCTAAGCTGGCGTCCAGATCACATGACCTTATACCACG GGTGTCTTTGTTCTTCTCCAAGTTGAGAACAGTAACCAGAGGAGGGTCTGTGCCCTGGTGCAACAATGAAGAGGACCTTGTTGCCATAGTAACAAGAGGGGAGGAGCTGTGGTCGCTGCTGAAGGCGCCCGGTGTGGCTCAGAGCGTCCTGACTCCGCCTACTCACATCGCCACACCCCAGTGGCACCAAGACACCAATGTGGCCATGCCGCTGCGACTGCGAGCTCTCACCAGCCTCACACacccacagtga